The Gopherus evgoodei ecotype Sinaloan lineage unplaced genomic scaffold, rGopEvg1_v1.p scaffold_34_arrow_ctg1, whole genome shotgun sequence genome window below encodes:
- the DMPK gene encoding myotonin-protein kinase isoform X6, protein MSAEVRLKQLEALALDRSFLGLDTLLDLLLCVSHELGASPLAHEKYIAEFLRWAEPVTARLKELQLQRDDFEILKVIGRGAFSEVAVVKMKRTSQVYAMKIMNKWDMLKRGEVSCFREERDVLVNGDKRWITQLHFAFQDENYLYLVMEYYVGGDLLTLLSKFGDRIPLDMARFYLAEMVMAIDSIHRLGYVHRDIKPDNILLDRCGHIRLGDFGSCLKLREDGTICSSVAVGTPDYLSPEILQAVEDGSHSYGTECDWWSLGVFAYEMFFGHTPFFADSIVETYGKIIHFKEHFCFPLSAPEVPDDARALIEGLLCPRETRLGRNGVRDFREHPFFAGVDWEGLRAFTPPFAPEFANATDTSNFDVVDDCLTDMVSGGGETLSDVLESSPLGVHLPFVGFSYASTDLKQNEPGDRGQEIAMELECDRGPAPQDQPPNLPPGDLVCKAPDGQKLDLAAFLELQAAFESELHTREGLRQELSMVKVANQTFARRPRAATWNWKLRSSDWRRKSRG, encoded by the exons ATGTCCGCCGAGGTGCGACTGAAGCAGCTGGAGGCTCTGGCGCTGGACCGGAGCTTCCTGGGGCTGGACAcgctgctggacctgctgctctgCGTCTCCCACGAGCTGGGCGCCTCGCCCCTGGCCCACGAGAAATACATCGCGGAGTTCCTGCGCTGGG CCGAACCAGTGACCGCCCGGCTcaaggagctgcagctgcagcgAGACGACTTTGAGATCCTGAAGGTGATCGGGCGCGGCGCATTCAGCGAG GTGGCGGTGGTGAAGATGAAGAGGACGTCGCAGGTGTACGCCATGAAGATCATGAACAAGTGGGACATGCTGAAGCGGGGCGAG GTGTCCTGTTTCCGTGAGGAGCGGGACGTGCTGGTGAACGGAGACAAGCGCTGGATCACCCAGCTGCACTTCGCCTTCCAGGACGAGAACTACCTG TACCTGGTGATGGAGTACTACGTGGGGGGCGACCTCCTGACGCTGCTGAGCAAATTCGGGGACCGCATCCCCCTTGACATGGCCCGTTTCTACCTGGCCGAGATGGTGATGGCCATCGACTCCATCCACCGCCTGGGCTATGTGCACAG AGACATCAAACCCGACAACATCCTGCTCGACCGCTGTGGGCACATCCGCCTGGGGGACTTCGGCTCCTGCCTCAAGCTCCGGGAGGATGGCACG ATCTGCTCGTCGGTGGCAGTGGGGACCCCCGATTACCTGTCCCCCGAGATCCTGCAGGCCGTGGAAGACGGGAGCCACTCGTACGGCACCGAGTGCGACTGGTGGTCCCTGGGCGTCTTTGCCTACGAGATGTTCTTTGGGCACACGCCGTTCTTCGCCGACTCCATTGTTGAGACCTACGGGAAGATCATCCACTTCAag GAGCACTTCTGCTTCCCACTCTCGGCGCCGGAGGTGCCGGATGATGCCCGGGCCCTGATCGAAGGGCTGCTCTGCCCCCGGGAGACGCGGCTGGGCCGGAACGGGGTGCGGGATTTCCGGGAGCACCCCTTCTTCGCCGGCGTGGACTGGGAGGGGCTGCGGGCGTTCACCCCGCCTTTCGCCCCCGAGTTTGCCAACGCAACCGACACCTCCAATTTCGACGTGGTGGATGACTGCCTGACGGACATGGTGAGCGGGGGCGGG GAGACGCTGTCGGACGTGCTGGAGAGCTCCCCGCTGGGCGTGCACCTGCCCTTCGTGGGCTTCTCCTACGCCAGCACCGACCTCAA ACAGAATGAGCCGGGGGACAGAGGACAGGAAATCGCCATGGAGCTGGAGTGTGACCGGGGCCCCGCTCCGCAGGAccagccccccaacctgccccctggAGACCTG GTCTGCAAGGCGCCCGATGGGCAGAAGCTGGATCTCGCCGCCTTcctggagctgcaggcggccTTCGAGTCGGAGCTGCACACGCGGGAGGGGCTGCGCCAGGAGCTGAGCATGGTCAAGGTGGCCAACCAGACCTTCGCCAg
- the DMPK gene encoding myotonin-protein kinase isoform X5, translated as MSAEVRLKQLEALALDRSFLGLDTLLDLLLCVSHELGASPLAHEKYIAEFLRWAEPVTARLKELQLQRDDFEILKVIGRGAFSEVAVVKMKRTSQVYAMKIMNKWDMLKRGEVSCFREERDVLVNGDKRWITQLHFAFQDENYLYLVMEYYVGGDLLTLLSKFGDRIPLDMARFYLAEMVMAIDSIHRLGYVHRDIKPDNILLDRCGHIRLGDFGSCLKLREDGTICSSVAVGTPDYLSPEILQAVEDGSHSYGTECDWWSLGVFAYEMFFGHTPFFADSIVETYGKIIHFKEHFCFPLSAPEVPDDARALIEGLLCPRETRLGRNGVRDFREHPFFAGVDWEGLRAFTPPFAPEFANATDTSNFDVVDDCLTDMVSGGGETLSDVLESSPLGVHLPFVGFSYASTDLKQNEPGDRGQEIAMELECDRGPAPQDQPPNLPPGDLVCKAPDGQKLDLAAFLELQAAFESELHTREGLRQELSMVKVANQTFASRLQEAESRNLELEAQIKRLEAQIEGMKRPGEEGT; from the exons ATGTCCGCCGAGGTGCGACTGAAGCAGCTGGAGGCTCTGGCGCTGGACCGGAGCTTCCTGGGGCTGGACAcgctgctggacctgctgctctgCGTCTCCCACGAGCTGGGCGCCTCGCCCCTGGCCCACGAGAAATACATCGCGGAGTTCCTGCGCTGGG CCGAACCAGTGACCGCCCGGCTcaaggagctgcagctgcagcgAGACGACTTTGAGATCCTGAAGGTGATCGGGCGCGGCGCATTCAGCGAG GTGGCGGTGGTGAAGATGAAGAGGACGTCGCAGGTGTACGCCATGAAGATCATGAACAAGTGGGACATGCTGAAGCGGGGCGAG GTGTCCTGTTTCCGTGAGGAGCGGGACGTGCTGGTGAACGGAGACAAGCGCTGGATCACCCAGCTGCACTTCGCCTTCCAGGACGAGAACTACCTG TACCTGGTGATGGAGTACTACGTGGGGGGCGACCTCCTGACGCTGCTGAGCAAATTCGGGGACCGCATCCCCCTTGACATGGCCCGTTTCTACCTGGCCGAGATGGTGATGGCCATCGACTCCATCCACCGCCTGGGCTATGTGCACAG AGACATCAAACCCGACAACATCCTGCTCGACCGCTGTGGGCACATCCGCCTGGGGGACTTCGGCTCCTGCCTCAAGCTCCGGGAGGATGGCACG ATCTGCTCGTCGGTGGCAGTGGGGACCCCCGATTACCTGTCCCCCGAGATCCTGCAGGCCGTGGAAGACGGGAGCCACTCGTACGGCACCGAGTGCGACTGGTGGTCCCTGGGCGTCTTTGCCTACGAGATGTTCTTTGGGCACACGCCGTTCTTCGCCGACTCCATTGTTGAGACCTACGGGAAGATCATCCACTTCAag GAGCACTTCTGCTTCCCACTCTCGGCGCCGGAGGTGCCGGATGATGCCCGGGCCCTGATCGAAGGGCTGCTCTGCCCCCGGGAGACGCGGCTGGGCCGGAACGGGGTGCGGGATTTCCGGGAGCACCCCTTCTTCGCCGGCGTGGACTGGGAGGGGCTGCGGGCGTTCACCCCGCCTTTCGCCCCCGAGTTTGCCAACGCAACCGACACCTCCAATTTCGACGTGGTGGATGACTGCCTGACGGACATGGTGAGCGGGGGCGGG GAGACGCTGTCGGACGTGCTGGAGAGCTCCCCGCTGGGCGTGCACCTGCCCTTCGTGGGCTTCTCCTACGCCAGCACCGACCTCAA ACAGAATGAGCCGGGGGACAGAGGACAGGAAATCGCCATGGAGCTGGAGTGTGACCGGGGCCCCGCTCCGCAGGAccagccccccaacctgccccctggAGACCTG GTCTGCAAGGCGCCCGATGGGCAGAAGCTGGATCTCGCCGCCTTcctggagctgcaggcggccTTCGAGTCGGAGCTGCACACGCGGGAGGGGCTGCGCCAGGAGCTGAGCATGGTCAAGGTGGCCAACCAGACCTTCGCCAg